A genomic window from Prunus persica cultivar Lovell chromosome G2, Prunus_persica_NCBIv2, whole genome shotgun sequence includes:
- the LOC18785913 gene encoding LRR receptor-like serine/threonine-protein kinase GSO2 isoform X1: protein MQGHRRCLKLFLAFALLLLQYAKGGEVDHSQKDTNVTRRCKERERQALLAFKRGLVDDHNLLSSWSSEAQKQDCCRWIGVSCSNQTGHVVGLDLSIDVLGGFDILRGKVISPKLIELQHLQHLDLNEINFTGSQFPNFIGSLTNLRYLDLSSTNLGGKFPSEVGNLTNLVYLDLRGNYFTNIENLDWLPLLSSLRYLDLSFTNLSNVFDWPEAINKLPELTNLTLWACDLHSPILSTLSYINSSKSLASVDLYSNRLNTSSIFVWLSNYNTSLVHLDLSWNLLAGSIPDFFGNMSSLVQLDLSFNQLEVEDPHSFARLCSLQELYLSSNNLSGQLSKFVQILFSTCAQNSLEILDLSGNHLAGSLPDLTHLSSLVILTISYNQLSGEIPESIGLMSKLQTIEFNMNSLEGVISEAHFSNLSKLQYLDLSSNLLVLDFHADWIPPFQLDTINLRSCNMGPDFPKWLQTQKKFSTLDISDAGISDIFPSWFWSLCRNVILVNLTSNQIRGTFANLTLEFSQFPALHLSSNKLEGPIPSFLSTASYLDLSYNKLSGSIAFLCSSAAIYLGFLDLSSNNVSGQVPDCLTHLENLVMLDLSYNALSGKIPATIGSVFRIETLKLRSNRFVGQLPSSLKNCTSLVALDVGDNKLSGPIPEWLGVSLKQLVILMLSSNHFNGSLPSQLCHLTHIQILDFSMNIISGSIPKCLTNLTTLAQKGNSSLNISHSYEISTINLVDFYDDDATFMWKGGMQTYKSTLGLVKRIDLSSNKLTGEIPSEITHLVGLVSLNLSRNQLTGQITPKIGNLQSLDSLDLSRNHIDGRIPTSLARIDRLGFLDLSYNNLSGKIPVGTQLQGFDPSFYAGNLQLCGPPLKKMCADEVEKGQSEQTDFINQEDKDELITPGFYISMGLGFAAGFWGVCGTLIFSRSWRYTYLKFLNDLNDWLFVRIALLKRQLRDA, encoded by the coding sequence ATGCAGGGCCACAGAAGGTGCTTGAAACTCTTTCTTGCATTTGCGCTGCTTTTGCTACAGTACGCCAAAGGAGGAGAGGTGGACCACAGTCAGAAGGATACTAACGTGACTAGAAGGTgcaaagagagggagaggcaAGCACTCCTTGCATTCAAGCGTGGCCTGGTGGATGATCACAATCTCCTCTCTTCATGGAGTTCCGAAGCCCAGAAACAAGATTGTTGCAGATGGATAGGAGTCTCTTGTAGCAACCAAACAGGTCATGTTGTTGGACTTGATCTTTCAATCGATGTTCTCGGCGGATTTGACATTTTACGAGGTAAGGTGATTAGTCCTAAACTGATTGAGTTGCAGCATTTACAACATTTGGACCTCAATGAGATTAATTTCACTGGAAgccaatttccaaatttcattGGTTCTCTAACCAATTTAAGATACCTTGATCTGTCTTCGACTAATTTGGGAGGCAAGTTTCCAAGTGAGGTCGGAAATCTTACGAACTTGGTGTATCTGGACTTAAGGGGTAATTACTTTACAAATATAGAAAATCTCGattggcttcctcttctttcatCATTAAGATATTTGGATTTGAGTTTCACGAATCTCAGCAATGTTTTCGATTGGCCGGAAGCCATTAATAAGCTTCCTGAACTAACAAACTTGACACTATGGGCATGTGATCTTCATTCTCCAATTCTTTCCACTCTTTCCTACATAAACTCTTCTAAATCTCTTGCTAGCGTTGACCTGTATTCCAACCGTTTGAATACTTCTTCAATATTCGTATGGTTGTCCAACTATAATACCAGCCTTGTTCATCTTGACCTCTCTTGGAACCTTCTAGCCGGTTCAATTCCTGATTTTTTTGGAAACATGAGCTCTCTGGTACAACTTGATCTCTCTTTTAACCAACTTGAAGTAGAGGACCCGCATTCTTTTGCCAGGTTATGTAGTTTGCAAGAATTGTATCTCTCAAGCAATAATCTGAGTGGACAACTTTCTAAATTTGTTCAAATATTATTCTCTACTTGTGCTCAAAACTCATTGGAGATTTTGGATCTCTCTGGGAATCATCTTGCAGGGTCATTACCTGATCTTACACACCTTTCATCTTTGGTAATCTTGACTATTAGTTACAATCAATTAAGCGGAGAAATACCTGAAAGTATAGGGCTAATGTCGAAGCTCCAAACTATTGAATTTAACATGAATTCTCTGGAAGGAGTGATTTCAGAAGCTCATTTCTCAAATCTCTCCAAATTACAATATTTGGATTTATCTTCTAACTTGCTAGTTTTAGACTTCCATGCTGATTGGATTCCTCCTTTCCAATTGGACACAATAAATTTGAGGTCTTGCAATATGGGTCCAGATTTCCCAAAGTggcttcaaactcaaaaaaaattctcaacgCTTGATATTTCTGATGCTGGAATTTCTGACATCTTTCCAAGTTGGTTTTGGAGTTTATGTCGTAATGTGATACTTGTGAATCTCACAAGCAACCAAATTAGAGGTACATTTGCAAATTTAACATTGGAATTTTCACAGTTCCCTGCACTACATCTGAGTTCGAACAAGTTGGAAGGTCCAATCCCCTCATTTCTATCAACAGCCTCATATCTGGATCTCTCTTATAATAAACTTTCGGGGTCAATTGCATTCCTGTGTTCAAGTGCAGCTATTTATTTAGGCTTTCTTGACCTCTCAAGCAACAATGTTTCTGGACAAGTTCCAGATTGCTTGACACATTTGGAGAATCTAGTCATGCTTGATTTGAGTTACAATGCTTTGTCCGGAAAAATTCCTGCAACAATAGGCTCTGTATTTCGGATTGAAACACTAAAATTAAGAAGCAATAGATTTGTGGGACAATTGCCTTCGTCATTGAAGAATTGCACAAGTTTAGTAGCCCTTGATGTTGGGGATAATAAATTATCCGGACCAATACCTGAATGGTTAGGGGTTAGCTTAAAGCAATTGGTTATCCTGATGCTTTCGTCTAATCACTTCAACGGAAGCCTGCCCTCACAATTATGTCATCTAACACACattcaaattttggatttcTCCATGAACATCATCTCTGGAAGCATACCCAAATGCCTCACCAATTTAACTACTCTGGCTCAGAAAGGAAATTCAAGTCTGAACATCTCACATTCTTATGAAATTTCTACCATCAATTTGGTAGATTTTTATGACGATGATGCAACCTTTATGTGGAAAGGAGGAATGCAGACATACAAAAGTACTTTGGGGCTCGTGAAGAGAATTGATCTGTCAAGCAATAAATTAACAGGGGAGATTCCGAGTGAAATCACTCATCTTGTTGGGTTAGTTTCTTTAAACCTATCGAGAAACCAATTAACAGGTCAAATAACTCCAAAGATCGGAAACTTGCAGTCATTGGATTCTCTTGATTTGTCACGAAACCATATAGACGGAAGAATTCCAACAAGCCTTGCTCGGATAGATCGTCTTGGTTTCTTGGACTTGTCATATAACAACTTGTCTGGCAAAATTCCAGTCGGAACTCAACTCCAAGGCTTTGATCCCTCTTTTTATGCTGGGAATCTTCAACTCTGTGGACCTCCACTTAAAAAGATGTGTGCTGATGAAGTGGAAAAAGGTCAAAGTGAGCAAACTGACTTCATCAACCAAGAGGACAAGGATGAGCTAATAACACCGGGATTCTACATTAGTATGGGGCTTGGATTTGCTGCTGGATTTTGGGGAGTTTGCGGCACCTTGATATTTTCAAGGTCATGGAGATACACATACTTGAAGTTCTTGAATGATTTAAATGATTGGCTTTTTGTGAGGATAGCTTTGTTGAAGCGGCAATTGAGGGAtgcttaa
- the LOC18785913 gene encoding probable LRR receptor-like serine/threonine-protein kinase At1g34110 isoform X2 — MQGHRRCLKLFLAFALLLLQYAKGGEVDHSQKDTNVTRRCKERERQALLAFKRGLVDDHNLLSSWSSEAQKQDCCRWIGVSCSNQTGHVVGLDLSIDVLGGFDILRGSLPDLTHLSSLVILTISYNQLSGEIPESIGLMSKLQTIEFNMNSLEGVISEAHFSNLSKLQYLDLSSNLLVLDFHADWIPPFQLDTINLRSCNMGPDFPKWLQTQKKFSTLDISDAGISDIFPSWFWSLCRNVILVNLTSNQIRGTFANLTLEFSQFPALHLSSNKLEGPIPSFLSTASYLDLSYNKLSGSIAFLCSSAAIYLGFLDLSSNNVSGQVPDCLTHLENLVMLDLSYNALSGKIPATIGSVFRIETLKLRSNRFVGQLPSSLKNCTSLVALDVGDNKLSGPIPEWLGVSLKQLVILMLSSNHFNGSLPSQLCHLTHIQILDFSMNIISGSIPKCLTNLTTLAQKGNSSLNISHSYEISTINLVDFYDDDATFMWKGGMQTYKSTLGLVKRIDLSSNKLTGEIPSEITHLVGLVSLNLSRNQLTGQITPKIGNLQSLDSLDLSRNHIDGRIPTSLARIDRLGFLDLSYNNLSGKIPVGTQLQGFDPSFYAGNLQLCGPPLKKMCADEVEKGQSEQTDFINQEDKDELITPGFYISMGLGFAAGFWGVCGTLIFSRSWRYTYLKFLNDLNDWLFVRIALLKRQLRDA; from the exons ATGCAGGGCCACAGAAGGTGCTTGAAACTCTTTCTTGCATTTGCGCTGCTTTTGCTACAGTACGCCAAAGGAGGAGAGGTGGACCACAGTCAGAAGGATACTAACGTGACTAGAAGGTgcaaagagagggagaggcaAGCACTCCTTGCATTCAAGCGTGGCCTGGTGGATGATCACAATCTCCTCTCTTCATGGAGTTCCGAAGCCCAGAAACAAGATTGTTGCAGATGGATAGGAGTCTCTTGTAGCAACCAAACAGGTCATGTTGTTGGACTTGATCTTTCAATCGATGTTCTCGGCGGATTTGACATTTTACGAG GGTCATTACCTGATCTTACACACCTTTCATCTTTGGTAATCTTGACTATTAGTTACAATCAATTAAGCGGAGAAATACCTGAAAGTATAGGGCTAATGTCGAAGCTCCAAACTATTGAATTTAACATGAATTCTCTGGAAGGAGTGATTTCAGAAGCTCATTTCTCAAATCTCTCCAAATTACAATATTTGGATTTATCTTCTAACTTGCTAGTTTTAGACTTCCATGCTGATTGGATTCCTCCTTTCCAATTGGACACAATAAATTTGAGGTCTTGCAATATGGGTCCAGATTTCCCAAAGTggcttcaaactcaaaaaaaattctcaacgCTTGATATTTCTGATGCTGGAATTTCTGACATCTTTCCAAGTTGGTTTTGGAGTTTATGTCGTAATGTGATACTTGTGAATCTCACAAGCAACCAAATTAGAGGTACATTTGCAAATTTAACATTGGAATTTTCACAGTTCCCTGCACTACATCTGAGTTCGAACAAGTTGGAAGGTCCAATCCCCTCATTTCTATCAACAGCCTCATATCTGGATCTCTCTTATAATAAACTTTCGGGGTCAATTGCATTCCTGTGTTCAAGTGCAGCTATTTATTTAGGCTTTCTTGACCTCTCAAGCAACAATGTTTCTGGACAAGTTCCAGATTGCTTGACACATTTGGAGAATCTAGTCATGCTTGATTTGAGTTACAATGCTTTGTCCGGAAAAATTCCTGCAACAATAGGCTCTGTATTTCGGATTGAAACACTAAAATTAAGAAGCAATAGATTTGTGGGACAATTGCCTTCGTCATTGAAGAATTGCACAAGTTTAGTAGCCCTTGATGTTGGGGATAATAAATTATCCGGACCAATACCTGAATGGTTAGGGGTTAGCTTAAAGCAATTGGTTATCCTGATGCTTTCGTCTAATCACTTCAACGGAAGCCTGCCCTCACAATTATGTCATCTAACACACattcaaattttggatttcTCCATGAACATCATCTCTGGAAGCATACCCAAATGCCTCACCAATTTAACTACTCTGGCTCAGAAAGGAAATTCAAGTCTGAACATCTCACATTCTTATGAAATTTCTACCATCAATTTGGTAGATTTTTATGACGATGATGCAACCTTTATGTGGAAAGGAGGAATGCAGACATACAAAAGTACTTTGGGGCTCGTGAAGAGAATTGATCTGTCAAGCAATAAATTAACAGGGGAGATTCCGAGTGAAATCACTCATCTTGTTGGGTTAGTTTCTTTAAACCTATCGAGAAACCAATTAACAGGTCAAATAACTCCAAAGATCGGAAACTTGCAGTCATTGGATTCTCTTGATTTGTCACGAAACCATATAGACGGAAGAATTCCAACAAGCCTTGCTCGGATAGATCGTCTTGGTTTCTTGGACTTGTCATATAACAACTTGTCTGGCAAAATTCCAGTCGGAACTCAACTCCAAGGCTTTGATCCCTCTTTTTATGCTGGGAATCTTCAACTCTGTGGACCTCCACTTAAAAAGATGTGTGCTGATGAAGTGGAAAAAGGTCAAAGTGAGCAAACTGACTTCATCAACCAAGAGGACAAGGATGAGCTAATAACACCGGGATTCTACATTAGTATGGGGCTTGGATTTGCTGCTGGATTTTGGGGAGTTTGCGGCACCTTGATATTTTCAAGGTCATGGAGATACACATACTTGAAGTTCTTGAATGATTTAAATGATTGGCTTTTTGTGAGGATAGCTTTGTTGAAGCGGCAATTGAGGGAtgcttaa